One Ferrimicrobium sp. genomic window, CGTGAAGGCGAATCGTGCTGTCATCGTCTCCAGCCACGTTGAAGAGCGTCAGGGACCCAAGCTTGATGAAGCCGAGGTCGTCGTCTCGGGTGGCCGTGGACTTGGCAGTGCTGAGAACTATCGTTTTATCGAAGAGCTCGCAGGGCTCTTGCACGGAGCAACGGGGGCATCTCGTGCCATCGTCGATGCCGGTTGGGTTCCCTATGCCTATCAAGTTGGCCAGACAGGCAAGACGGTCAAGCCGAACCTCTACCTCGCTGTTGGAATCTCTGGCGCCACCCAGCACATGGTCGGCATGAAGGGTGCGAAGAATATCATCGCCATCAACAAGGACAAGGACGCTCCAATCCTGCAGATTGCCGATCTTGGCATCGTTGGTGACGCCCAAAAGCTGCTTCCTCGTTTGATCGAGGCGGTTCGCCAAAAGGCGGGGGCCTAAGGGTCGTTGTAGCTCGACATCGGTGCCACTTGGCCGTCGGTATTCGTCTTCATCGTTGGACGGTTGGTGTTCACGCCCAGATCGTTGACTCGCGCCTCGTGGCGTTGAGATTGCTTGATGTCAGCGGCGAAGGGGGCCGTTGGGGTGGCTCGATTCGATACATTGGTATTGTTGACTACTTTCAGTTGACCAGAGGAGGTTGTGTGATTGTAACGAGCTCATGCGATCTGCCGGGCTATCGTATTGAACAGGTTATTGGTCCAGTGTTCGGGCTGACCGTTCGCTCGCGCAATGCATTTTCCCAGGCGGGTGCTGGATTCAAGTCGATGTTCGGTGGCGAGCTCAAAGGCATGACAAAGAACCTCGAGGACTCGCGATCCCAAGTGATCGAGCGCATGGAGGCCAAAGCCGAGGAGCTTGGCGCCAATGCGGTCGTTGCGTTTCGTTTCGATACCTCAGATATGGGTGGCACCTGGACCGAGATTTGTGCCTATGGCACTGCGGTGGTGGCAGCGCTGTTGAGTGCCTAACGATTTGGCTCGTCGCGATGAGGTTGTTAGCGATCTGAGTACCGTGACTCTCGGGTCGGTGGCGCCGTCGCCAACGACCCTCAGTACGCCAGGCTCCCTGATCAAACGAGTGGCCAAGGGTATGGTCGCTCATCGACGTCGAGATCGATGAGGGTGGCCATCGAGCTCAGCACCCGCAGGCGGTGCTGGAGCGTTCGGCATTCGCGCTGAGTCAAGAGCTCCCCAAATTCTGGATCGAGGTCGCTTGCCGCCTGTCGCAGGGCGTCAACAAGATGCTCATCCAGTGGTGCCGCTCCGAACTCCCAGATGACGGTGCGCAACTTTGGCTCATTATGGAAACAGAGGGCATTGTCGATGCCCCAGAGATGGTGCTCTCGGTCGATAAGGAGGTGTCCAGCCTTTCGATCGGCGTTGTTGGCCACGATGTCGAAGGCGGCGATCTCAATAAAGCGTTCTTGTAGGGTTGGATCGTCGTAGAGGTCGAAGTAATGTCGTTCAAAGTCAGCGTCGACAAAACTTTGCAGTGAGCCGCGCCCGAATGGAAGGTCATCGCGGACAACGATTGGCGGTATAAAATCGAGGCCGAGTTGGCGGGCTAAGATATAGCTCGCCCGTTCTCGTCGGTCGAGACCGGCGTCAAAGTCCCGGAGCGGGCGCTCCAGCGACTCTGGCTTGTAGATGGCGAGCTTGCCATCGCCTTTGAGTTCCACGAGAAGCGCTCCATTGGAGCTGGTCTGGATTTGTCCAAGGACCGTGACATCGTCGTTGGTCAGCTCCTCTTCGGTAGCTAGAGACTCGGGGCGCGGTGGCCGTTCGTTCTCGGGCATGCATGTCCTTCTGGGTCGAGGGGGTAGCCACACAAGGGACATGGTGGTCGGCCCTGTTCGACCAATCGAGTAGCGGTAATAGCGAATTGAGCCGCCTGCTCTCGGGTGATGACGCAGCGCGCCGTGGCAGGCTCCTCATCGGCGAGTTCTTCGAGTGCAACCTCGATGAGTTCGGTGACAGCGTCAACTTCAAGTTCAATCGAGCCGACGATCCATGCTGGAGTCACATCTCCGACCAGAGCTGTCTCGCCGGTGAGTTCGTGTGGGCGCGATAGCTCTTCAACGGCGGTCGTGAACCCTTGGATCATGGCCAATACCTGGGC contains:
- a CDS encoding SCO1664 family protein, whose protein sequence is MPENERPPRPESLATEEELTNDDVTVLGQIQTSSNGALLVELKGDGKLAIYKPESLERPLRDFDAGLDRRERASYILARQLGLDFIPPIVVRDDLPFGRGSLQSFVDADFERHYFDLYDDPTLQERFIEIAAFDIVANNADRKAGHLLIDREHHLWGIDNALCFHNEPKLRTVIWEFGAAPLDEHLVDALRQAASDLDPEFGELLTQRECRTLQHRLRVLSSMATLIDLDVDERPYPWPLV
- a CDS encoding YbjQ family protein — its product is MIVTSSCDLPGYRIEQVIGPVFGLTVRSRNAFSQAGAGFKSMFGGELKGMTKNLEDSRSQVIERMEAKAEELGANAVVAFRFDTSDMGGTWTEICAYGTAVVAALLSA
- a CDS encoding DUF3090 family protein, whose amino-acid sequence is MSESIDFGAATHFTVGTIGEPGHRVFLLQIGAGPLLLTLKVEKAQVLAMIQGFTTAVEELSRPHELTGETALVGDVTPAWIVGSIELEVDAVTELIEVALEELADEEPATARCVITREQAAQFAITATRLVEQGRPPCPLCGYPLDPEGHACPRTNGHRAPSL